The DNA segment ttctcagttttttacagtctcttatgctttggctctctcccattctaacctctttttttttttttcctccttcccctcccccatgggttcctgccaagtttctcaggagagctatttctttaaaaattttttaaatttaaattccagttagttaacatacagagttacattagtttcaggtgtacaacttagtaaTTCAATATTTTCATACAATACCggatgctcatcacaagtgcactccttaatccctatcatctatttaaccctatggtaaacatcagtttgctctctatagttaagggtctgtttcttgatttgcttctttcttttttccccttttctctttgttttgtttcttaaattgcacatatgaatgaaatcatatcgtattggtctttctctgacttatttttcttagcataatactctagctccatccaccttgttgcaaatggcaagatttcattctttttacggctgagtaatattccatcgtgaatctatgtaccacattttctttatgcattcatcagttgaaggacacttgggctgtttctatactttgcctattgtagataatgctgctgtaaacatcagtgtgcacatatccctttgaattattatttttgtattctttggtaaatacctagtagtgcaattgctgggtaatagggtagttctattttgaacttttggaggaatctccatactgttttccagagtggctgcaccagtttgcattctcaccagcagtgtaggagggttcccctttcttcacatccttgtcaacacccgtggtttcttgtgtttttgattgtagccattctgacatgtatgccatgatatctcattatagttttgatttgtatttccctgactgtgagtgatattgagcatcttttcttttgtctttgggccatatggatgtctattttggaaaaatgtctattcatgtcttctgcccattttaaatcagattattcattttggggtgttgagttttataagtacTTCCTATATTTGGATAtcaaccctttattagatatgtcatttgcaaatatcttccccattctgcaggttgccttttacttttgttgactGATTCCTTCACTtagcagaagtttttattttggtgaagttccaatggtttattttgcttttgtttcccttgcctcagttgacatatctagaaagaacttGCTATTGGTCATGTCAAAAAGGTTACTACTTgcgttctcctctaggattttcacGGTTTCATGTCTatcatttaggtctttaatctactttgaatttatttttgtgtattattttgtgtaagaaagtggtccaatttgttcttttgcatgttatcatccggttttcccaacacatttgttgaagagactgtcttttttcccttggatattattttcttttttgtcaaagattaattgaccatttagttgtgggttcatttctgggttttctattctgttctgttgatctctgtgtctatttttgtaccaataccatactgtcttgatcactacagctttggaatataacttgaagtccagagatgtgatgcctccagctttggttttatttttcaaggttgctttggctcttcagggtcttttgtgacctaaaatgtaaatttttggattatttgttcctgctctatgaaaaatgctgctgatattttgttagggattgcattatatgtgtagattgcactgggtagttttgacattttaacaatatttgttctttgaatccatgagcagggaatgtctttccatttctttgtgtcatcgtcaatttctttcacaagtgttttatagttttcacagtacAGGTATTTTacccctttggttaggtttatttgtaGGCATCTTATTGGTTTTGATGTAAGTGtgaatgagattgattccttaatttctctttctgctatttcattattggtgtatagaaatgcaacagatttctgcacgttAATTTTGTGTCTTGCGaccttactgaatttgtgtatcatttctaacagttttttggtggagtctttcaggtttcctacatagagtatcatgtcatctgcaaatagtcaaagtttgacttcttccttgctgatttggatgccttttatttctttttcttgtctgactgctgtggctgggacttccagtactatgttaaataacagtagtgagagtgaacatccttatcTTTTTcatgactgtagaggaaaaggtctcagtttttcctcactgagaatatagctgtgggtttttaacatatggcctttattatgttgaggtatgttccctctaaacgtactttgttgagagtttttatcatgagtggattttgtgctttgtcaaatgctttttctgcatctactgaaaggatcatatggttcttattctttatttttggggtgtattacattgattgatttataaataaattaaagtaatattctttattaatggggtatattacattgattgatttgtaaatattgaaccaccttgcaacctaggaataaatcccacttgatcatggtgaatgatttttttttaatgtattgttggattcagcctcatagaataagtttggaagttttctttacctttccgttttttcaaatagtttgagaagaataggtattaactcttctttttgaCTTTTGTATtctcatctgtttttttaatatttatttatttttgaaagagagagagacacacacacacagtgtgagtaggggaggggcagagagagagggagacagaatctgaagaaggctccaggctccaagctgtcagcatagagcccagtgtggaacttgaactcatgaactgtgagatcatgacctgagctgaagttggatacttaactcactgagccacccactcacccctattaactcttctttaaatgtttggtagaatttgccttgaagccatctggccctggacttttgtttcttgggagttttttgattactgattccatttctttgccatTTCAGAAAtaggtctgttcaagttttctgtttcttcctatttcagttttggtaattatatgtttctaggaatttatccatctctttcaggttgtccaatttattggcatatagtttttcatagcattctcttataattgtttgtatttatgtggtgttggttgttatttctcctctctctttgtgatttttaaaaatttgggtcttttttctttctgataagtcTGCCTAGAcgtttatgaattttattaatgttttcaaagaaccagcttctggtttcattgatctgttctattgtttttctctttttttaagtttgtatatcatttatttctgctctaatctctcCTATTTCCCTCCATCAgttggctttaggcttcatttattgttcttcctctagctcctttaggtgtaagttcaggctgtttatttgagattttttcttgcttcttaaggtaaccctgtattgctatatacttttttcttaggacagcttttgctgcatcgcCAAGGTTTTGGACCAtcgtttgtttctatgtatttttaaaaatctcttctttgatttcctggttgacccattcaatGTGTATCATCATGATGTTTAACCTCCCtgtatttgtagtctttccagatttttcttgtggttgacttctagtttcatagtgttctggttagaaaaggtgcatggtgtgatttgtctttttatatttgttgaggcttgatttgtgacctaataagtgatctattctggagaatgttccatgtgcactccagaagaatgtgaattctactgctttaggatggaatgttctgaatataactgttaagtccatctggtccaatgtgtcatttaaagccattgtttccttgtttattttctgtttaaatgatctgtccattgatataagtggggtggtaaagtcccctactgttattgcattattatcaattagttcccttatatttgttattagttcttttacatatttgggtgctttcacgttgggtgcataaatatttacaattgttagatcttcttggatTGTCTCCTTCATTATGATATAGTACCCTCCTttaaggtaagtgtactcttaatcccctttacctatttcacccttcttcccacccacctcccctctggtaaccatcttatcttagttaagagtctgtttttttgtttgtttgtttgtctcatttttcccctttattcatttgttttgtttcttaaattccacatatgaatgaaatcatatggtatttgtatttctctgactgatttattttacttagcattatactctctagatctatccatatatttgcaaatggcaggatttcattctttttatggctaaataatattccattgtatatatataccatctcTTCTTTAGCCACTCATCTATCAATGGaaatgggctgcttccataatttggctgttgtaaataatgctgcagtaaacaggggtacatatatcccttcaacttggtgttttcatattctttgggtagatactCAGTAGCGTAATAAATGGaccatatgataattctatttttaaatttttgatgaaCTTCCATATTGTCTTCGATAGTGtccacaccagtttgcatccctcccaaaagtgcatgagggttccattttctccatatcaCCACCAatatttgttgccttttttttttaagtttagccattctgataggtatgaggtgatacctcattatggttttgactAGCGTTTCCCTGCTGTTGAGTGaatgttggacatcttttcatgtgtcttttggccatctgtatgttttctttggagaaatgtctattcacattttctgcccatttttaattggattatttggtttttgggtgttgagttgtataagttctttatacattttggatactaacccttcagaTATGTCAtctggaaatatcttctcccattcagttggttgtcttttagttttgttgcctctttcctttgctgtgcaaaagttttttattttaatgaggtccgaatagtttatttttgcttttatttaccttgccTCAGGTGACACATCTAGAAAGAtgttatggccaatgtcagagaaattactgcaaGTGCtcatttctatgatttttatgatttcagctctcacatttaggtccttaatccattttgaatttatttttgtatatggtgtaagaaagtggtccattttcattcttttgcatgagcTGTCcgtttttccaacatcatttgttgaagagactgtatttttttccattgcatattcttgcttccAAGTGTTGTGAGTTTCAGAATTTTAGTGAACATTTATATTTCTtgcttatttaaaagaaaggtaTGTGTAAGTCAAAGAAAGGAGGGTCACCAGGATGATGCGAGCTTTGGAAGTTGTATTATCTGAGTAACTGATTATGTTACCCATGACTGTAACTTTTTTGTAatgtagtttgatttttttaactctaaattAGACTCTGATTTGTATGGTCACATAAATTCACCCCTCTAGCTCACACCTAGTTGGACTAATATGTAATGTCCACAGCAGACTTTCAAGAACCATTTATAGTACTTAACTTTAAAGAAATGAGGgtgctttaaaaatgtgaaccAGTAGGCTTAGCTAAATTATATTCATAGTTGCTGTTTATAGAATTGTTATTAGTATACCTTTTGAGTTTATAGTCAACATATCATCCTGAAATATTCTTTAGCTTATAACTAGCTCCCCTATTctccattttaaaaggaaatctaAGTTAAGACTACGATTTCCAACCAACCAgtcttaaacattttatataaacctATGCCACTGTAAGTTATATGACTAAATGCTATTAAAGACAATTAATTAGGAGATATgtggttttaaaatttgtatctgCTCTTATTTAGTGTTACTACATAAATGGTATGCCTCTGTGGTTTTATTGTCCATTTTTGTGCTAATTAAAACCATGCAGATTGGAAAAATCTCAGGCAGATCAAAATTGGAAAGCAATACAGGTATAATAATTATTCTACTTGCAATTGGGAACATGGGAATAAAATACTCATGAGAATTTGCTCTGTtaagtaaaactgaaaatgataaaacaccCCAAGCTTGATTGAAGGATTGCTCTAAGTATGACAGATGAATACTAACATTatgtaatgaaataaatttatgttatgaAATCTCAATTAAATTGGAGACTGTAAAAACAGGTGGACATTCATAAAATCTGGGACttagaaagaatggaaagaataaagagataaGAACCATGAACTTTTGGAATGGAGTATATAAAttctgatgaaaagaaaaattcaagataCTTTCTCCATGCAAAATTCACTTGATACAAATGATTTCTCTTCAAAGACCCCACTAACCCTCTATTATTGTGTTTTCTCAAGAAAAGTATATGAATTAGTTGCTTATATTCCTTGCTTCCTACAAACAAATACCTCTTCTAAGTTTTTCTTCCATTCGTAAATACTTGAGATCTTGGGTCCCTAGAGATACCAAGAATTTTCTTAACAGAAATCTAAGAAATGAAGTTGTCTGAACTTTATataaacaaaagattttaaaatttactgctCCTGacatgattcattttatttttattttaaaactgggaaAACGTATTTTCAAGGCATAAGGAGACCACAGTTATGGTCACACTAAATATTCAGAAGTTAAGTCTCTTAATGCTTTCAGCAAACATGAGAAGTGTTGTTCTACGCtttaagaaaactgaaggaaaaaaatcagaggttaaaataaaatttaacatttattaataaaattgataattatAGTTCGTACTTACTATTTGACCACATGATGTCGCTCTTTACCGCGAAATTCTCTCATTCAAGACAAAACGAAGTCCTCCGTTTTCATATTAGAAAGATTCTCCACTGTGTTTTTCTATGCGGATGTTGAACAATGGAGAGCACATCAGGATAGTAACGAAGAGATAAGATTCCTCCAAATTTTGAGATAAGTTACGCcgatttgaataattttaaaatcccaaTTAATTTGAAATGGTGTACTCGAATCGAGACGACCGGGGGCACCAGCATCTACTGCTGTTTTTTATAATCCTCACAGCCTGGGAAAGCGGGAGCGGCCAGGTCCACTACTCAGTCCCGGAGGAGGCCAAACACGGCACCTTCGTGGGCCGCATCGCGCAGGACTTGGGGCTGGAGCTGGCGGAGCTGGTGCCGCGCCTTTTCCGAGTGGCTTCCAAAGGCCACGGGGACCTTCTGGAGGTAAACCTGCAGAATGGTATTTTGTTTGTGAATTCTCGGATCGACCGCGAGGAGCTGTGTGGGCGGAGCGCGGAATGCAGCATCCACCTGGAGATGATCGTGGACAGGCCTCTGCAGGTTTTCCATGTGGAAGTGGAGGTGAAGGACATTAACGACAACCCGCCCATATTCCCGGAGACAAAAAAGAATCTGTTTATAGCCGAATCCAGGATGCTTGACTCTAGGTTTCCACTAGAGGACGCTTCCGATGCAGATATCGAGGAGAACGCTCTGTTGACTTACAGACTGAGCCCCAACGAGTTTTTCTCTCTGGACGTACCAACCAATGGCGAACAGGAAAAACCTCTTGGTCTTGTATTACGGAAATCTTTAGACAGGGAAGAATCTCCGGAACTTCATTTATTGCTCACAGCCACTGATAGAGGCAAACCTGAGCTGACTGGCACTGTTCAGTTACTCATCAAAGTGCTGGATGCCAATGACAACGCACCAGTTTTCGACAGAACACTCTATGCGGTGAAATTACCAGAAAATGTTCCCAATGGAACATTAGTAATTAAACTTAATGCCTCAGATTTGGATGATGGCATGAATGGGGATATTATTTACTCATTCTCTAGTGACGTTTCCCCAGatataaaatctaaattctaCATAGATGCCATAAATGGAGAAATTATAGCAATAGGACATATCGATTTTGAAGAATGTAAAACCTACAAAATTCGAGTAGAAGCGATCGATAAAGGCTATCTACCATTAGCTGGTCACTGTACAGTTCTTGTGCAAGTTTTGGACGCTAATGATAATGCTCCAGAGTTGACTGTtacttccctgtctctccctatctcagaGAGTGCTCAGCGGGGCACAGTCATCACCTTGATCAGTGTGTCTGACCGAGATTCTGGAGCTAATGGCCAGGTGACCTGCACACTGTCACCCCATGTCCCCTTCAAGCTGGTGTCCACCTTCAAGAATTACTATTCGCTGGTGCTGGACAGCGCCCTGGACCGCGAGAGCGTGTCGGACTACGCTCTAGTAGTGACAGCACGGGACGGGGGCTCGCCTTCGCTGTCGGCCACGGCCAGCGTGTCCGTGGAAGTGGCCGACGTGAACGACAACGCGCCGGCATTCGCGCAGGCCGAGTACACGGTGTTCGTGAAGGAGAACAACCCTCCCGGCTGCCACATCTTCACGGTGTCCGCGCGGGACGCGGACGCGCAGGAGAACGCGCTGGTGTCCTACTCGCTGGTGGAGCGGCGGGTGGGCGAGCGTGCGCTGTCGAGCTACGTGTCGGTGCACGCGGAGAGCGGCAAGGTGTACGCGCTGCAGCCGCTGGACCACGAGGAGCTGGAGCTGCTGCAGTTCCAAGTGAGCGCGCGCGACGCGGGCGTGCCCCCGCTGGGCAGCAACGTGACGCTGCAGGTGTTCGTGCTGGACGAGAACGACAACGCGCCCGCGCTGCTGCCGCTGCCtggggcgggcggcgcgggcggcgccGTGAGCGAGCTGGTGTGGCGGTCGGTGGGCGCGGGCCACGTGGTGGCGAAGGTGCGCGCGGTGGACGCGGACTCGGGCTACAACGCGTGGCTGTCGTACGAGCTGCAGCCGGCGGCGGGTGGCGCGCGCAGCCCGTTCCGCGTGGCGCTGTACACGGGCGAGATCAGCACGACGCGCAGCCTGGACGAGGCGGACTCGCCGCGCCAGCGCCTGCTGGTGCTGGTGAGGGACCACGGCGAGCCGGCGCTGACGGCCACGGCCACCGTGCTGCTGTCGCTGGTGGAGAGCGGCCAGGCGCCCAAGGCCTCGTCGCGGGTGTTGGCGGGCGCCGCTGGCGCGGAGACGGCGCTGGTGGATGTCAACGTGTACCTGATCATCGCCATCTGCGCGGTGTCCAGCCTGCTGGTGCTCACGCTGCTGCTGTACGTGGCGCTGCGGTGCTCGGCGCCGCCCAGCGAGGGCGCGTGCGGGCCGGGGAAGCCCACGCTGGTGTGTTCCAGCGCGGTGGGGAGCTGGTCGTACTCGCAGCAGAGGCGGCAGAGGGTGTGCTCTGGGGAGGGTCCGCCCAAGACCGACCTCATGGCCTTCAGCCCCAGCCTTCCCCCGTGTCCTGGATCTCTGAAT comes from the Prionailurus bengalensis isolate Pbe53 chromosome A1, Fcat_Pben_1.1_paternal_pri, whole genome shotgun sequence genome and includes:
- the LOC122488297 gene encoding LOW QUALITY PROTEIN: protocadherin alpha-7-like (The sequence of the model RefSeq protein was modified relative to this genomic sequence to represent the inferred CDS: deleted 1 base in 1 codon), giving the protein MVYSNRDDRGHQHLLLFFIILTAWESGSGQVHYSVPEEAKHGTFVGRIAQDLGLELAELVPRLFRVASKGHGDLLEVNLQNGILFVNSRIDREELCGRSAECSIHLEMIVDRPLQVFHVEVEVKDINDNPPIFPETKKNLFIAESRMLDSRFPLEDASDADIEENALLTYRLSPNEFFSLDVPTNGEQEKPLGLVLRKSLDREESPELHLLLTATDRGKPELTGTVQLLIKVLDANDNAPVFDRTLYAVKLPENVPNGTLVIKLNASDLDDGMNGDIIYSFSSDVSPDIKSKFYIDAINGEIIAIGHIDFEECKTYKIRVEAIDKGYLPLAGHCTVLVQVLDANDNAPELTVTSLSLPISESAQRGTVITLISVSDRDSGANGQVTCTLSPHVPFKLVSTFKNYYSLVLDSALDRESVSDYALVVTARDGGSPSLSATASVSVEVADVNDNAPAFAQAEYTVFVKENNPPGCHIFTVSARDADAQENALVSYSLVERRVGERALSSYVSVHAESGKVYALQPLDHEELELLQFQVSARDAGVPPLGSNVTLQVFVLDENDNAPALLPLPGAGGAGGAVSELVWRSVGAGHVVAKVRAVDADSGYNAWLSYELQPAAGGARSPFRVALYTGEISTTRSLDEADSPRQRLLVLVRDHGEPALTATATVLLSLVESGQAPKASSRVLAGAAGAETALVDVNVYLIIAICAVSSLLVLTLLLYVALRCSAPPSEGACGPGKPTLVCSSAVGSWSYSQQRRQRCALGRVRPRPTSWPSAPAFPRVLDL